Proteins co-encoded in one Neodiprion lecontei isolate iyNeoLeco1 chromosome 3, iyNeoLeco1.1, whole genome shotgun sequence genomic window:
- the LOC107218988 gene encoding mitochondrial fission process protein 1 yields MAKEMKEVDIFRDTYVRYLGYANEVGEAFRGIVAKNLVRFSYAVAIGYVIADSSCKAVVAYQQEPSPHKIKRVALSASDCLIWQGFASVVIPGFTINRICYSVQFAQKKFSGKKFQSPWISVAIGLISIPFIIHPIDALVENGMNLTYRKWVGHSPNIAPD; encoded by the exons ATGGCCAAAGAGATGAAGGAGGTGGACATATTTCGCGACACGTACGTGAGATACCTTG GATACGCTAACGAGGTCGGTGAAGCTTTTAGAGGTATCGTCGCAAAAAATTTGGTACGATTTAGCTATGCTGTAGCAATCGGCTACGTTATTGCTGACTCTTCGTGCAAGGCAGTTGTTGCCTATCAG cAAGAACCATCCCCGCATAAAATTAAACGAGTGGCTCTTTCAGCATCTGATTGCTTGATATGGCAAGGGTTTGCTTCTGTGGTGATTCCCGGGTTTACTATAAACAGGATCTGTTACTCTGTTCAATTTGCGCAGAAAAAGTTTAgtggcaaaaaatttcaaagcccGTGGATTAGCGTAGCGATCGGTCTGATATCCATACCGTTTATTATTCATCCCATAGATGCTTTGGTTGAAAATGGAATGAATCTGACTTACAGAAAATGGGTTGGCCACAGTCCCAATATAGCACCGGATTAA
- the LOC107218981 gene encoding LIM/homeobox protein Lhx5 isoform X3, whose translation MLLSCAGCEKPILDKFLLNVLDRAWHANCVRCFDCRIELQDKCFSREAKLFCRNDFFRRYGTKCGGCLQGISPSDLVRKARDKVFHLNCFTCLVCRKQLSTGEELYVLDDNKFVCKEDYLSGKPLPHTHHAHSHHSHHGGDSLMGSGSEDEDDDGSSHHHHGGVGGTHLGPHNLAAGVPGDPGVGHGGDLPLGGDPCKQEDSEDQGSLDGDPETRDSQTENKSPDGGAGGGSGDGGAGSKRRGPRTTIKAKQLEILKTAFSQTPKPTRHIREQLAKETGLPMRVIQVWFQNKRSKERRLKQLTSMGRGPFFGGSRKMRGFPLNLSPGALGGEDGPPPGFPYFATDKFEFGYGGPVAFHHEFFGGHPPPHPHGPPFSGPGNPVFSWSCYCRPRSG comes from the exons ATGCTCCTGTCCTGCGCGGGCTGCGAGAAACCTATTCTGGACAAGTTCCTGTTGAACGTGTTGGACCGAGCCTGGCACGCCAATTGTGTCCGCTGTTTCGATTGCCGCATCGAACTACAGGACAAGTGCTTCTCGAGGGAGGCGAAACTCTTCTGCAGAAACGATTTCTTCAG GCGATACGGTACGAAGTGCGGTGGTTGCCTGCAAGGCATCAGCCCGTCGGATCTGGTAAGAAAGGCTAGAGACAAGGTGTTCCATCTGAACTGTTTCACGTGCCTGGTTTGCCGGAAACAGCTAAGCACAGGTGAGGAGCTTTACGTGCTGGACGATAACAAGTTCGTATGCAAGGAGGATTACTTGTCCGGAAAACCTTTACCCCACACGCACCATGCCCACAGTCATCACAGTCATCACG GGGGTGATTCTCTGATGGGATCCGGTtccgaggacgaggacgatgACGGGAGTTCGCACCACCATCACGGCGGCGTCGGTGGGACGCATTTGGGGCCTCACAACCTCGCCGCCGGGGTTCCTGGGGACCCGGGTGTTGGCCACGGCGGTGATTTACCCCTTGGCGGTGACCCCTGCAAGCAGGAAGACTCGGAGGATCAAG GTTCGCTCGACGGCGATCCCGAGACTCGAGACAGCCAGACGGAGAATAAAAGTCCGGACGGTGGAGCGGGCGGAGGAAGCGGCGACGGCGGGGCCGGTTCCAAAAGGCGCGGCCCCAGGACGACCATTAAAGCCAAGCAGTTGGAGATACTCAAGACGGCGTTTTCGCAGACGCCCAAACCGACGAGACACATCAGGGAACAACTCGCCAAGGAGACCGGCCTTCCTATGAGGGTCATACAG GTGTGGTTTCAAAACAAAAGGAGCAAAGAGCGGAGGCTGAAACAACTAACGTCGATGGGCAGGGGCCCCTTCTTCGGTGGATCTCGAAAGATGCGGGGGTTCCCCTTGAACTTGAGTCCCGGGGCGCTTGGTGGCGAAGACGGACCCCCGCCGGGGTTCCCCTACTTCGCCACGGACAAGTTCGAGTTTGGATACGGCGGACCCGTCGCGTTTCACCACGAATTTTTCGGCGGTCATCCCCCGCCGCATCCTCACGGCCCTCCCTTCAGCGGTCCTGGAAATCCTG TTTTTAGTTGGTCTTGCTATTGCAGGCCTAGATCCGGCTAG
- the LOC107218981 gene encoding LIM/homeobox protein Lhx5 isoform X1, whose translation MLLSCAGCEKPILDKFLLNVLDRAWHANCVRCFDCRIELQDKCFSREAKLFCRNDFFRRYGTKCGGCLQGISPSDLVRKARDKVFHLNCFTCLVCRKQLSTGEELYVLDDNKFVCKEDYLSGKPLPHTHHAHSHHSHHGGDSLMGSGSEDEDDDGSSHHHHGGVGGTHLGPHNLAAGVPGDPGVGHGGDLPLGGDPCKQEDSEDQGSLDGDPETRDSQTENKSPDGGAGGGSGDGGAGSKRRGPRTTIKAKQLEILKTAFSQTPKPTRHIREQLAKETGLPMRVIQVWFQNKRSKERRLKQLTSMGRGPFFGGSRKMRGFPLNLSPGALGGEDGPPPGFPYFATDKFEFGYGGPVAFHHEFFGGHPPPHPHGPPFSGPGNPVGLAIAGLDPASLAGMAAAAAAAGEYPPPGGPGGPPEFLTGPPGQGPPAPPGGSPGEFLAPSGGGQGNPGGGGNGGGPGGGGGGGGFPEPHQMQSEGLVW comes from the exons ATGCTCCTGTCCTGCGCGGGCTGCGAGAAACCTATTCTGGACAAGTTCCTGTTGAACGTGTTGGACCGAGCCTGGCACGCCAATTGTGTCCGCTGTTTCGATTGCCGCATCGAACTACAGGACAAGTGCTTCTCGAGGGAGGCGAAACTCTTCTGCAGAAACGATTTCTTCAG GCGATACGGTACGAAGTGCGGTGGTTGCCTGCAAGGCATCAGCCCGTCGGATCTGGTAAGAAAGGCTAGAGACAAGGTGTTCCATCTGAACTGTTTCACGTGCCTGGTTTGCCGGAAACAGCTAAGCACAGGTGAGGAGCTTTACGTGCTGGACGATAACAAGTTCGTATGCAAGGAGGATTACTTGTCCGGAAAACCTTTACCCCACACGCACCATGCCCACAGTCATCACAGTCATCACG GGGGTGATTCTCTGATGGGATCCGGTtccgaggacgaggacgatgACGGGAGTTCGCACCACCATCACGGCGGCGTCGGTGGGACGCATTTGGGGCCTCACAACCTCGCCGCCGGGGTTCCTGGGGACCCGGGTGTTGGCCACGGCGGTGATTTACCCCTTGGCGGTGACCCCTGCAAGCAGGAAGACTCGGAGGATCAAG GTTCGCTCGACGGCGATCCCGAGACTCGAGACAGCCAGACGGAGAATAAAAGTCCGGACGGTGGAGCGGGCGGAGGAAGCGGCGACGGCGGGGCCGGTTCCAAAAGGCGCGGCCCCAGGACGACCATTAAAGCCAAGCAGTTGGAGATACTCAAGACGGCGTTTTCGCAGACGCCCAAACCGACGAGACACATCAGGGAACAACTCGCCAAGGAGACCGGCCTTCCTATGAGGGTCATACAG GTGTGGTTTCAAAACAAAAGGAGCAAAGAGCGGAGGCTGAAACAACTAACGTCGATGGGCAGGGGCCCCTTCTTCGGTGGATCTCGAAAGATGCGGGGGTTCCCCTTGAACTTGAGTCCCGGGGCGCTTGGTGGCGAAGACGGACCCCCGCCGGGGTTCCCCTACTTCGCCACGGACAAGTTCGAGTTTGGATACGGCGGACCCGTCGCGTTTCACCACGAATTTTTCGGCGGTCATCCCCCGCCGCATCCTCACGGCCCTCCCTTCAGCGGTCCTGGAAATCCTG TTGGTCTTGCTATTGCAGGCCTAGATCCGGCTAGTCTCGCTGGAATGGCAGCTGCGGCTGCTGCGGCCGGCGAATATCCTCCCCCCGGCGGACCTGGCGGACCTCCCGAGTTCCTCACGGGTCCTCCAGGCCAAGGTCCTCCCGCACCTCCAGGTGGCAGTCCAGGGGAATTCCTAGCGCCGTCAG GCGGTGGCCAGGGAAACCCTGGCGGCGGTGGTAACGGGGGCGGTCCAGGAGGCGGGGGAGGCGGTGGCGGATTCCCGGAACCCCACCAGATGCAGAGCGAAGGCCTTGTCTGGTAG
- the LOC107218981 gene encoding LIM/homeobox protein Lhx5 isoform X2: protein MLLSCAGCEKPILDKFLLNVLDRAWHANCVRCFDCRIELQDKCFSREAKLFCRNDFFRRYGTKCGGCLQGISPSDLVRKARDKVFHLNCFTCLVCRKQLSTGEELYVLDDNKFVCKEDYLSGKPLPHTHHAHSHHSHHGGDSLMGSGSEDEDDDGSSHHHHGGVGGTHLGPHNLAAGVPGDPGVGHGGDLPLGGDPCKQEDSEDQGSLDGDPETRDSQTENKSPDGGAGGGSGDGGAGSKRRGPRTTIKAKQLEILKTAFSQTPKPTRHIREQLAKETGLPMRVIQVWFQNKRSKERRLKQLTSMGRGPFFGGSRKMRGFPLNLSPGALGGEDGPPPGFPYFATDKFEFGYGGPVAFHHEFFGGHPPPHPHGPPFSGPGNPGLDPASLAGMAAAAAAAGEYPPPGGPGGPPEFLTGPPGQGPPAPPGGSPGEFLAPSGGGQGNPGGGGNGGGPGGGGGGGGFPEPHQMQSEGLVW, encoded by the exons ATGCTCCTGTCCTGCGCGGGCTGCGAGAAACCTATTCTGGACAAGTTCCTGTTGAACGTGTTGGACCGAGCCTGGCACGCCAATTGTGTCCGCTGTTTCGATTGCCGCATCGAACTACAGGACAAGTGCTTCTCGAGGGAGGCGAAACTCTTCTGCAGAAACGATTTCTTCAG GCGATACGGTACGAAGTGCGGTGGTTGCCTGCAAGGCATCAGCCCGTCGGATCTGGTAAGAAAGGCTAGAGACAAGGTGTTCCATCTGAACTGTTTCACGTGCCTGGTTTGCCGGAAACAGCTAAGCACAGGTGAGGAGCTTTACGTGCTGGACGATAACAAGTTCGTATGCAAGGAGGATTACTTGTCCGGAAAACCTTTACCCCACACGCACCATGCCCACAGTCATCACAGTCATCACG GGGGTGATTCTCTGATGGGATCCGGTtccgaggacgaggacgatgACGGGAGTTCGCACCACCATCACGGCGGCGTCGGTGGGACGCATTTGGGGCCTCACAACCTCGCCGCCGGGGTTCCTGGGGACCCGGGTGTTGGCCACGGCGGTGATTTACCCCTTGGCGGTGACCCCTGCAAGCAGGAAGACTCGGAGGATCAAG GTTCGCTCGACGGCGATCCCGAGACTCGAGACAGCCAGACGGAGAATAAAAGTCCGGACGGTGGAGCGGGCGGAGGAAGCGGCGACGGCGGGGCCGGTTCCAAAAGGCGCGGCCCCAGGACGACCATTAAAGCCAAGCAGTTGGAGATACTCAAGACGGCGTTTTCGCAGACGCCCAAACCGACGAGACACATCAGGGAACAACTCGCCAAGGAGACCGGCCTTCCTATGAGGGTCATACAG GTGTGGTTTCAAAACAAAAGGAGCAAAGAGCGGAGGCTGAAACAACTAACGTCGATGGGCAGGGGCCCCTTCTTCGGTGGATCTCGAAAGATGCGGGGGTTCCCCTTGAACTTGAGTCCCGGGGCGCTTGGTGGCGAAGACGGACCCCCGCCGGGGTTCCCCTACTTCGCCACGGACAAGTTCGAGTTTGGATACGGCGGACCCGTCGCGTTTCACCACGAATTTTTCGGCGGTCATCCCCCGCCGCATCCTCACGGCCCTCCCTTCAGCGGTCCTGGAAATCCTG GCCTAGATCCGGCTAGTCTCGCTGGAATGGCAGCTGCGGCTGCTGCGGCCGGCGAATATCCTCCCCCCGGCGGACCTGGCGGACCTCCCGAGTTCCTCACGGGTCCTCCAGGCCAAGGTCCTCCCGCACCTCCAGGTGGCAGTCCAGGGGAATTCCTAGCGCCGTCAG GCGGTGGCCAGGGAAACCCTGGCGGCGGTGGTAACGGGGGCGGTCCAGGAGGCGGGGGAGGCGGTGGCGGATTCCCGGAACCCCACCAGATGCAGAGCGAAGGCCTTGTCTGGTAG